A stretch of Longibacter salinarum DNA encodes these proteins:
- a CDS encoding peptidoglycan DD-metalloendopeptidase family protein — MTKQPCSTFHPVVHHPEPLPVFDFTEAFDPDEINRQGWGIGRYDERRVQTMYNNADLYDEARCIHIGIDIWGPAGTPVHAFAPGHVYAVEHHNSPRNYGPTVITEHEVNGATLWALHGHLSKETLEHVRPAMPVESGDVIGWFGEENENGGWPPHLHFQLSRKEPVDGDMPGVVAPMDRDAALNTYPDPRQVLGPLY, encoded by the coding sequence ATGACGAAACAGCCCTGCTCAACGTTTCACCCGGTTGTTCATCATCCGGAGCCTTTACCCGTATTCGACTTTACAGAAGCATTTGACCCGGACGAGATCAACCGTCAGGGCTGGGGAATCGGTCGGTACGACGAGCGGCGTGTGCAGACGATGTATAACAACGCCGATCTATACGACGAGGCCCGTTGCATTCACATCGGCATCGACATCTGGGGACCTGCAGGAACGCCCGTACATGCATTCGCACCTGGACATGTCTACGCGGTAGAACACCACAACTCTCCCCGCAACTACGGACCCACTGTCATTACCGAACACGAGGTCAACGGGGCCACGCTCTGGGCGCTTCATGGCCATCTGTCGAAGGAGACGCTCGAACACGTCCGTCCCGCCATGCCCGTAGAGTCCGGCGATGTGATCGGCTGGTTTGGCGAGGAGAACGAGAACGGCGGCTGGCCGCCCCACCTTCATTTTCAGCTTTCCCGGAAAGAACCGGTCGATGGCGACATGCCCGGCGTTGTTGCACCCATGGACCGAGACGCCGCACTCAACACCTATCCCGATCCGCGCCAGGTTCTAGGTCCGCTGTATTAG
- a CDS encoding DUF3667 domain-containing protein, whose amino-acid sequence MTLRSLLRAFSSRVFDLDQGLLYTIRRLAIDPGGVSREYVKGRQKPYVHPLALLVVASAGIMGIVGITESTTRSILMQVGADALFRDNEAVLTWMYGMLEAYVTLLFIASAIPIAYAFYRAFRRIATYTFTETLVMVLYATAQATLYTAVCQFVVLLYPTLAGLLFAQASSLLLFPVLAHASYGFYRREKHDVLIGLFASLVAYVVPVAVVGAIAFAVGTMMP is encoded by the coding sequence ATGACGCTCCGCTCGCTTCTCCGTGCCTTCTCATCCCGCGTGTTCGACCTCGACCAGGGGCTCCTGTATACGATACGTCGCCTGGCCATCGACCCGGGCGGTGTGTCGCGCGAGTACGTGAAAGGACGCCAGAAACCATACGTTCACCCGTTGGCCCTTCTTGTCGTGGCGTCTGCTGGAATTATGGGGATCGTCGGGATAACCGAGTCCACAACGCGATCGATTCTCATGCAGGTTGGTGCCGACGCGCTCTTTCGAGACAACGAAGCCGTACTGACCTGGATGTACGGAATGTTGGAGGCTTACGTCACTCTTTTGTTCATCGCATCCGCTATCCCGATCGCGTATGCTTTTTATCGGGCGTTTCGACGCATCGCAACGTATACGTTCACGGAGACGCTCGTAATGGTCCTCTACGCAACGGCTCAGGCAACGCTCTATACGGCTGTCTGTCAGTTCGTCGTACTGCTTTATCCTACGCTAGCCGGACTTCTCTTTGCCCAGGCGTCCTCCCTTCTTCTTTTTCCCGTACTCGCACACGCATCCTACGGGTTTTATCGACGAGAGAAACACGACGTCCTCATTGGTCTTTTCGCCTCGCTCGTTGCGTACGTCGTGCCCGTCGCGGTCGTCGGAGCGATTGCTTTTGCCGTTGGAACCATGATGCCCTGA
- a CDS encoding diacylglycerol/lipid kinase family protein translates to MLTPTHVIANPVAGSRNERRRFQHIVRQLGRGPALISWTRGPGDATALTRYALRNGARLIVVVGGDGTLNEVVNGFFDEEGRIAPDATLLPLGGGTGSDFVRTLRKCGDEKDVGTGMERCAIDVMRVSYTTMDGRREARYAVNIASAGLGGIVVRNLQASRSNLVHGPLSYFATIIRCLQTYDHDDVRIVADGRDLGVHRIRNIAVANARYFAGGLQIAPSAALDDGCLDVVILDDVPFRRLLRDVRNIYAGHHSDLPYIHSTRVRSVTLLPQQSSPVFLELDGESVGCLPATIDIVPSALNVHLPPRNT, encoded by the coding sequence GTGCTCACCCCCACACACGTCATCGCTAATCCGGTCGCCGGGTCTCGAAACGAGCGCCGACGCTTCCAGCATATCGTGCGTCAACTCGGTCGGGGTCCTGCACTTATTTCGTGGACACGGGGGCCCGGAGACGCAACAGCACTCACCCGGTATGCACTCCGTAACGGGGCACGCCTGATCGTCGTTGTCGGAGGCGACGGCACCTTGAATGAGGTAGTGAACGGCTTTTTCGATGAGGAGGGACGCATCGCGCCGGATGCAACCCTTCTCCCGCTCGGCGGCGGAACCGGATCAGACTTCGTTCGCACGCTCCGAAAATGCGGTGACGAAAAAGATGTAGGAACCGGGATGGAGCGGTGCGCGATCGACGTCATGCGCGTATCATACACGACGATGGACGGGCGGCGTGAAGCTAGATATGCGGTCAACATCGCCTCGGCAGGTTTGGGGGGGATTGTTGTGCGCAACCTGCAAGCCTCACGCTCGAACCTGGTTCACGGCCCCCTCTCCTACTTCGCGACGATCATCCGGTGTCTCCAGACATATGACCACGACGACGTTCGCATCGTGGCCGATGGACGAGACCTCGGTGTGCACCGGATTCGCAATATTGCCGTAGCAAACGCTCGCTACTTCGCTGGAGGCCTGCAGATCGCCCCGTCTGCGGCCCTGGACGATGGATGCCTGGACGTGGTGATCCTCGACGACGTGCCCTTTCGACGCCTCCTGCGCGACGTGCGCAACATCTACGCGGGCCATCATTCCGATCTCCCGTACATCCACTCCACCCGTGTTCGCTCCGTCACTCTTCTCCCGCAGCAATCCTCCCCTGTCTTCCTTGAACTCGACGGTGAGAGCGTGGGCTGCTTACCCGCAACCATTGATATCGTCCCGTCCGCGCTCAATGTCCACCTGCCACCTCGAAACACGTAG